In one Gemella haemolysans ATCC 10379 genomic region, the following are encoded:
- a CDS encoding 5-methyltetrahydropteroyltriglutamate--homocysteine S-methyltransferase, with the protein MCQGCQNKVVERAAYRVDHVGSFLRPKELVEAREKFSKGELSQEELTKVEDKVITELVEKQIANGLKGVTDGEFRRAYWHLDFFWGLNGVEHVQGEKGYPFKGIETKPDTAKVSGKISGENHPFVEHYKFLRDLVADKKDVTVKLTIPSPSQLYFELIRTEDHIKGYEKFYPTFEELKAAIVAAYKQVIADLYKEGLRVLQFDDCTWGALADDGFANRFRDARPLEEVRREYAARCLALNNETIEGKPGDLAINTHVCRGNFASKWISQGGYQNVEDELLAGENVDAYYLEYDTDRAGDFKPLAKVGKDKKVVLGLITSKFADLEDKEEVIARIKEASEYVPLENIYLSTQCGFASTEEGNVITEEDQWKKIALIKEIVEEVWGSEE; encoded by the coding sequence ATGTGTCAAGGATGTCAAAATAAAGTAGTAGAAAGAGCAGCATACAGAGTAGATCACGTGGGCTCATTTTTAAGACCTAAGGAGTTAGTAGAAGCTCGTGAGAAATTCTCAAAAGGAGAATTATCACAAGAAGAATTAACTAAGGTAGAAGATAAAGTAATTACAGAATTAGTTGAAAAACAAATAGCAAATGGACTAAAAGGAGTAACAGATGGAGAGTTTCGTCGTGCATACTGGCACCTAGACTTCTTTTGGGGACTTAACGGTGTAGAACATGTTCAAGGAGAAAAAGGTTACCCATTCAAAGGTATCGAAACTAAACCAGATACAGCAAAAGTATCAGGAAAAATCAGTGGAGAAAATCACCCATTTGTAGAACACTACAAATTCTTAAGAGACTTAGTAGCGGATAAAAAAGATGTGACTGTAAAATTAACAATTCCATCACCATCACAACTATACTTCGAGTTAATCCGTACTGAAGATCACATTAAAGGATATGAAAAATTCTACCCAACATTTGAAGAATTAAAAGCTGCGATTGTAGCAGCTTATAAACAAGTAATTGCAGACCTTTATAAAGAGGGATTACGAGTATTACAATTTGATGATTGTACATGGGGAGCATTAGCTGATGATGGATTTGCGAACCGTTTCCGTGACGCGCGTCCATTAGAAGAAGTTCGTAGAGAATATGCAGCACGTTGTCTAGCTCTTAACAATGAAACAATAGAAGGAAAGCCAGGAGATTTAGCAATTAATACACACGTTTGTCGTGGTAACTTTGCTTCTAAATGGATTTCTCAAGGTGGATATCAAAATGTTGAAGATGAGCTACTTGCGGGAGAAAACGTAGATGCATACTACTTAGAATACGATACAGATCGTGCAGGAGATTTCAAGCCACTAGCAAAAGTAGGAAAAGATAAAAAAGTTGTTTTAGGATTAATTACATCTAAATTTGCAGATTTAGAAGATAAAGAAGAAGTAATCGCAAGAATTAAAGAGGCTAGCGAATACGTACCATTAGAAAATATTTACTTAAGTACTCAATGTGGTTTTGCTTCTACAGAAGAAGGAAACGTGATTACTGAAGAAGATCAATGGAAAAAAATAGCCCTAATTAAAGAAATTGTAGAAGAAGTTTGGGGATCAGAAGAATAA
- a CDS encoding GFA family protein — protein sequence MLKGSCLCKAVTYTLDEELSELVFCHCSFCRKATASAYTVNAKVSSKKLVLHGKENLVSYSSSPGKQRYYCQNCHSQIFTVQENIPEVCALKLGTIDECDQNLQTVPKRHIFQDPAFSWLLDK from the coding sequence ATGCTTAAAGGATCTTGTTTATGTAAAGCAGTGACCTACACTCTAGATGAGGAATTATCGGAATTAGTTTTTTGTCATTGCTCATTTTGTCGGAAAGCAACTGCGTCTGCCTATACAGTTAATGCTAAAGTTAGCAGTAAAAAGCTAGTATTGCATGGAAAAGAAAATCTTGTTTCCTATAGTTCTTCTCCAGGAAAACAGCGTTATTACTGCCAGAACTGTCATAGTCAAATTTTTACTGTTCAAGAAAATATACCAGAAGTCTGTGCTTTGAAATTAGGGACAATAGATGAATGCGATCAGAATTTACAAACTGTTCCTAAACGTCATATTTTTCAGGATCCAGCCTTTTCTTGGTTGCTTGATAAATAG
- a CDS encoding cyclase family protein, with translation MSELLNIYKTLKNKKWVNLSHKIDENSPKFPALPALEKENVFTLKDGFYVQKFSVVGQYGTHIDAPIHFVEGGRWLDEIELKDLLLPLYVIDKSKEVAENNDYVISKQDILDFEAEHGEILPESFVAFRSDWSKRWPSYDEIRNLDENEVQHTPGWGRDALEFLIKERKVKAVGHETLDTDSGVTAAAEGLIQEYYLLEQDIYQIEVLANLDQVPATGALISIAYPNWTEATGSPVRVVAILPEDE, from the coding sequence ATGTCAGAATTACTAAATATCTATAAAACTTTAAAAAACAAAAAATGGGTTAACTTAAGCCACAAAATTGATGAAAATTCACCTAAGTTTCCAGCGTTACCTGCGTTAGAAAAAGAAAATGTCTTTACTTTAAAAGATGGATTCTATGTTCAAAAATTCTCAGTTGTTGGACAATATGGAACACACATCGATGCGCCAATTCACTTCGTTGAAGGTGGACGTTGGTTAGATGAAATTGAACTTAAAGATTTACTATTACCTTTATACGTAATTGATAAGAGTAAAGAAGTAGCGGAGAATAATGACTATGTAATTTCTAAACAAGATATTCTTGATTTTGAAGCTGAACATGGAGAAATATTACCAGAATCATTCGTAGCATTCAGAAGTGATTGGTCTAAGCGTTGGCCAAGTTATGATGAAATTAGAAATCTAGATGAAAATGAAGTTCAGCACACTCCAGGATGGGGGAGAGATGCACTAGAATTTTTAATTAAAGAAAGAAAAGTTAAAGCTGTAGGCCATGAAACACTAGATACTGATTCAGGTGTTACAGCCGCAGCTGAAGGACTTATTCAAGAGTATTACTTACTAGAACAAGATATTTACCAAATCGAAGTTTTAGCAAATCTTGACCAAGTACCAGCGACTGGAGCATTAATCTCAATTGCTTATCCAAACTGGACAGAAGCAACTGGATCACCGGTAAGAGTAGTAGCGATACTACCAGAAGACGAATAG
- a CDS encoding ABC transporter ATP-binding protein has translation MKLTIEKINKKFSKKIVLNNVSFSVSTGEIVALVGRNGSGKTTLLKILSGIYSQDSGEIGIEGIDNKNIRKQLIYIPDRFDYFKNSKIKKVFEFYKLAYENFDEQYFKTELEKIKLSQTSRLSELSKGQLAIFSLILGISCRTKFILLDEPLDGIDVINTKKIVDYILDAQSDGIGLLISSHQLNALENISDKVVYLDDGVGVSEEINKDEYSKYQLVYQEKIPEELRNNPDVRMISNIGRVYVVIIRGSYDATHDIIQDKDLLQYDKLPIALEDIFLLNSKGEDENV, from the coding sequence ATGAAACTTACGATAGAAAAAATTAATAAAAAATTTTCTAAAAAGATAGTATTAAATAATGTTAGTTTTTCCGTAAGTACAGGAGAAATTGTAGCACTTGTTGGTAGAAATGGAAGTGGGAAAACAACTTTATTAAAGATACTATCAGGAATATATAGTCAAGATTCTGGTGAAATAGGAATTGAAGGCATAGATAATAAAAATATAAGAAAACAACTGATTTATATACCAGATAGATTCGATTATTTTAAAAATTCTAAAATTAAAAAGGTTTTTGAGTTTTATAAGTTAGCTTATGAAAATTTTGATGAACAATATTTTAAAACAGAATTAGAAAAAATTAAATTATCACAAACCAGCAGATTATCTGAATTATCAAAAGGACAACTAGCTATTTTTAGTTTGATTTTGGGGATTTCATGCCGAACTAAGTTTATCCTCTTAGATGAACCACTAGATGGGATAGATGTAATAAATACTAAAAAGATAGTTGATTATATTTTGGATGCTCAAAGTGATGGGATTGGGCTATTAATTAGTAGTCACCAATTAAATGCTCTAGAAAATATAAGTGATAAGGTTGTCTATTTAGATGATGGAGTTGGAGTTAGTGAAGAAATTAATAAGGATGAGTATAGTAAATATCAATTAGTGTATCAAGAGAAAATACCAGAGGAGTTACGTAACAATCCTGATGTAAGAATGATTAGTAATATTGGAAGAGTCTATGTAGTTATTATAAGGGGAAGTTATGATGCTACTCATGACATTATTCAAGATAAAGATCTTCTTCAATATGATAAACTCCCTATTGCATTAGAGGATATCTTTTTATTAAATAGTAAGGGGGAAGATGAAAATGTGTAA
- a CDS encoding GntR family transcriptional regulator has protein sequence MFQIDSLSEKPIYKQIVDQIKSMISKNLLQEGDKLPSVREFSKMLSVNVSTIQKAFQQLESEKIITTIVGRGTFITNNFDNIVPNYELIDSIIEDLVREVKIRGISEEDLLEKIKLEFRKGD, from the coding sequence ATGTTTCAAATTGATTCATTATCAGAGAAACCGATTTATAAACAAATAGTAGATCAAATTAAGTCTATGATAAGCAAAAATTTATTACAGGAGGGAGATAAATTACCATCGGTAAGAGAATTTTCGAAAATGCTTAGTGTTAATGTCAGTACAATTCAAAAAGCATTTCAACAGTTAGAAAGTGAAAAGATAATTACAACGATAGTAGGGAGAGGTACTTTTATTACAAATAATTTTGATAATATTGTTCCAAATTATGAACTAATAGATTCGATAATTGAAGATTTAGTTAGAGAAGTAAAAATAAGAGGAATCTCGGAAGAAGATTTATTAGAAAAAATTAAGTTGGAATTTCGAAAGGGTGATTAA
- a CDS encoding threonine/serine exporter family protein → MLAVMSHALLLLYHFIFSFISSVSFGIVCDVPRKTLVTGGIIGAIGWCGYWEMWSHGHSVFMSSLVCSLLLANIGQICAIKFKNPVTVYFVPGLVPVVPGVTIYDAFRTLLLDEYGNSAKIFLNSFYGAIGLAVGIIIADSIFRVVLKPLLNKKLNK, encoded by the coding sequence ATGCTTGCTGTAATGAGTCATGCCTTGTTGCTACTATATCATTTTATATTTAGTTTTATATCTTCAGTATCTTTTGGAATTGTTTGTGATGTTCCAAGAAAAACTTTGGTAACTGGTGGAATAATTGGGGCTATAGGATGGTGTGGATATTGGGAAATGTGGAGTCATGGACATAGTGTATTTATGTCAAGTTTAGTATGCTCGTTATTATTAGCTAATATAGGTCAAATTTGTGCGATTAAATTTAAAAATCCTGTAACTGTCTATTTTGTTCCAGGACTAGTACCGGTGGTACCTGGAGTAACTATTTATGATGCATTCAGAACATTATTATTAGATGAATATGGAAATTCTGCAAAGATTTTCTTAAATAGTTTTTATGGTGCTATAGGGTTAGCAGTTGGTATAATAATAGCTGATTCGATTTTTAGAGTCGTACTAAAACCATTATTAAATAAAAAGTTAAATAAATAG
- a CDS encoding threonine/serine ThrE exporter family protein, which yields MYEKLLMKTALLAGKILMENGAEVYRTEDTLERIIKHGVGDNRIDEYYTHVTLTGIFIRIEKLGTDFRRVGDRTYNLTKISEVNSLSRAFTSGKISLPDMYKALKRVQEEKSPIKDWFKVLCSGVLSGSIVLIFDGTFWDVIPGGIAGAVAFYVYIKVIDYLKAPFISEYISTFVGGVAGYIGYALLNGHSLRLAMIGAVVPLVPGITITNSMRDIIARQFISGSIRFIESFCVAFALGAGIVTVYYIVRLLGGVV from the coding sequence ATGTATGAGAAGTTATTGATGAAAACAGCGTTACTTGCGGGAAAAATATTAATGGAAAATGGTGCCGAGGTATATAGAACTGAAGATACGCTTGAGAGAATCATTAAGCATGGTGTTGGCGATAATCGTATTGATGAATATTATACTCATGTTACTCTTACAGGTATATTTATTAGGATAGAAAAACTAGGGACTGATTTCCGAAGAGTAGGGGACAGAACCTACAATCTAACAAAAATATCGGAAGTTAATTCGCTATCGAGGGCATTTACATCAGGAAAAATAAGTTTACCAGATATGTATAAGGCACTAAAAAGAGTTCAAGAAGAAAAGAGTCCTATAAAGGATTGGTTTAAAGTTCTTTGTTCAGGGGTTCTTAGTGGTAGCATTGTCTTGATCTTTGATGGTACCTTTTGGGATGTTATACCAGGAGGAATAGCTGGAGCAGTAGCATTTTATGTTTATATTAAAGTTATCGACTATTTAAAAGCACCTTTTATTTCTGAGTATATTAGTACTTTTGTCGGTGGTGTAGCTGGCTATATTGGCTATGCGTTATTAAATGGACATTCACTAAGACTCGCGATGATAGGTGCAGTAGTGCCTCTTGTACCAGGTATTACGATAACAAACTCTATGAGGGATATTATCGCCAGACAGTTTATTTCTGGTTCTATTCGATTTATTGAAAGTTTCTGTGTAGCATTTGCGTTAGGTGCAGGAATAGTTACTGTGTACTATATAGTTAGACTACTAGGAGGTGTGGTATAA
- a CDS encoding ATP-binding cassette domain-containing protein → MLEIKNGYKRFNGKYIFENYSIKFENGKIYGVTGKNGKGKTLLLKILCGYSVLTKGSVYQDTVKLRNKFNFIKNAGIVIEKPDFIENYTLYDNLNTIKMLSDNKDINLDFWIEFYDLFEHKDKKYKDLSLGTKQKVLIIQAFMTNPDILILDECFNGLDEKSHTKTKEYLKNYINDNRLIILTSHIKDDIEELCDEFIEL, encoded by the coding sequence ATGTTAGAAATAAAAAATGGTTATAAAAGATTTAATGGTAAGTATATATTTGAAAATTATTCGATAAAATTTGAAAATGGAAAAATTTATGGAGTAACAGGAAAAAATGGGAAAGGGAAAACACTTCTTTTAAAGATATTATGCGGATATAGTGTTTTAACTAAGGGTTCTGTTTATCAAGATACTGTAAAACTTCGTAATAAATTTAATTTTATAAAAAATGCAGGAATTGTAATAGAAAAACCAGATTTCATAGAAAATTATACTTTATACGATAATTTAAATACTATTAAGATGTTAAGCGATAATAAAGATATTAATCTTGATTTTTGGATTGAATTTTATGATTTATTCGAGCATAAGGACAAGAAATACAAGGATCTTTCGTTAGGTACAAAACAAAAAGTATTGATTATTCAGGCATTCATGACAAATCCTGATATATTGATACTAGATGAATGTTTCAATGGATTAGATGAAAAAAGTCATACTAAAACTAAAGAATATTTAAAAAACTATATTAACGATAATAGATTGATTATTTTAACTTCACATATCAAAGATGATATAGAGGAGTTATGTGATGAATTTATAGAATTATAA
- the rplQ gene encoding 50S ribosomal protein L17 gives MGYRKLGRTSAHRKAMLRNLVTALLVHGRIETTVTRAKEVRSLAEKMITLGKKGDLAARRNAAKFIQPVAVATEEGKSQLALKKLFEEVAPKYADRNGGYTRILRVGPRKGDGAETAIIELV, from the coding sequence ATGGGTTACAGAAAATTAGGACGTACATCAGCTCACCGTAAAGCGATGTTAAGAAACTTAGTAACTGCTCTACTAGTACACGGTAGAATTGAAACAACTGTTACAAGAGCGAAAGAAGTTCGTTCATTAGCAGAAAAAATGATTACATTAGGTAAAAAAGGTGATCTAGCAGCAAGACGTAATGCAGCTAAATTCATCCAACCTGTTGCAGTAGCAACTGAAGAAGGTAAGAGTCAATTAGCTCTTAAAAAATTATTTGAAGAAGTAGCACCTAAATATGCTGACCGTAATGGTGGATACACTCGTATTCTACGTGTTGGACCACGTAAAGGTGATGGTGCAGAAACAGCTATTATAGAATTAGTTTAA
- a CDS encoding DNA-directed RNA polymerase subunit alpha — MLAIEKPKIQIIEESSDKRFGRFVVEPLERGYGTTLGNSLRRMLISSLPGAAARSIDIEGVQHEFQAIKGVVEDVTEIIMNVKNIAFVVHSEEEKQVSISVKGPAVVTAADIAIDSDIEVVNTDQHIATVSEGGQFEMIIYVGKGRGFVPADGNKKRDLPIGVIPIDSIYTPVSKVNYTVEKTRVGQSTDFDKLILDVTTNGSITANDALALASKILISHLELFMEMSEEAKAAEILVAKEEDNKVQMLEMTIEELDLSVRSYNCLKRAGINTVQELANKTEQEMIKVRNLGRKSLEEVKIKLQELELGFKEE, encoded by the coding sequence ATGTTAGCAATAGAAAAACCAAAAATTCAAATCATTGAAGAATCATCAGATAAAAGATTTGGTCGCTTTGTAGTTGAACCACTTGAACGTGGATATGGAACTACATTAGGTAATTCATTGAGAAGAATGTTAATCTCATCATTACCAGGAGCAGCAGCAAGAAGCATCGATATTGAAGGAGTTCAACACGAATTCCAAGCAATTAAAGGTGTTGTAGAAGATGTTACTGAAATCATTATGAACGTTAAAAACATCGCGTTTGTAGTTCATTCTGAGGAAGAAAAACAAGTATCAATCAGTGTTAAAGGTCCTGCAGTTGTTACAGCAGCAGACATCGCTATCGATTCTGATATCGAAGTAGTAAATACTGATCAACACATTGCAACAGTATCTGAAGGTGGACAATTTGAAATGATTATTTACGTTGGAAAAGGACGTGGATTTGTACCAGCTGATGGGAACAAAAAACGTGACTTACCAATTGGAGTTATTCCAATCGATTCAATTTATACACCAGTATCAAAAGTTAACTATACAGTAGAAAAAACTAGGGTAGGACAAAGCACTGACTTTGATAAACTTATCTTAGACGTAACTACTAATGGTTCAATTACAGCTAACGACGCTTTAGCATTAGCATCTAAAATTCTAATTTCGCACTTAGAATTATTCATGGAAATGTCTGAAGAAGCAAAAGCTGCTGAAATATTGGTAGCTAAAGAAGAAGATAATAAAGTTCAAATGTTAGAAATGACAATTGAAGAATTAGACTTATCAGTACGTAGTTACAACTGCTTAAAACGTGCAGGAATTAACACAGTACAAGAATTAGCTAACAAAACAGAACAAGAAATGATTAAAGTAAGAAACTTAGGTCGTAAATCTCTAGAAGAAGTTAAAATTAAACTTCAAGAGTTAGAACTAGGATTCAAAGAAGAATAA
- the rpsK gene encoding 30S ribosomal protein S11 — protein sequence MARKQQSRKRRVKKNIQNGVAHIRSTFNNSIVTITDEHGNAVSWSSAGALGFKGSRKSTPFAAQMASEAAAKQAMEHGMKYVDVTVKGPGAGREAAIRALQSAGLEVTSIKDVTPVPHNGCRPPKRRRV from the coding sequence ATGGCTCGTAAACAACAATCACGTAAACGTCGTGTGAAAAAAAATATACAAAATGGTGTTGCACACATTCGTTCTACATTCAACAACTCAATCGTAACAATTACAGATGAACATGGTAATGCAGTATCATGGTCAAGTGCAGGAGCACTAGGATTCAAAGGTTCTAGAAAATCTACTCCATTCGCAGCACAAATGGCAAGTGAAGCAGCAGCTAAACAAGCTATGGAACACGGAATGAAATATGTAGATGTAACAGTTAAAGGTCCAGGTGCAGGACGTGAAGCAGCTATTCGTGCATTACAATCTGCTGGATTAGAAGTTACATCAATCAAAGACGTAACTCCAGTTCCTCACAATGGATGTCGCCCACCTAAACGTCGTCGTGTATAA
- the rpsM gene encoding 30S ribosomal protein S13, with the protein MARIAGVDIPREKRVVISLTYVYGIGLKTSQKILKEAGVSEDVRVKDLTEDQLDKIREIVDNYKTEGDLRREVSLNIKRLMEIGCYRGIRHRRGLPVRGQNTKNNSRTRKGPKKTVANKKK; encoded by the coding sequence ATGGCACGTATAGCAGGAGTAGATATTCCACGTGAGAAACGCGTTGTTATATCTCTAACTTATGTATATGGTATAGGTTTAAAAACTTCTCAAAAAATCTTAAAAGAAGCTGGAGTTTCTGAAGATGTGAGAGTTAAAGACTTAACAGAAGATCAACTAGATAAAATTCGTGAAATCGTAGATAACTACAAAACAGAAGGTGACTTACGTCGTGAAGTTTCATTAAACATCAAACGTCTAATGGAAATCGGATGTTACAGAGGAATTCGTCACCGTCGTGGACTTCCAGTAAGAGGGCAAAACACTAAGAACAACTCTCGTACTCGTAAAGGTCCTAAGAAAACAGTTGCGAACAAGAAAAAATAA
- the rpmJ gene encoding 50S ribosomal protein L36 has product MKVRPSVKKICDKCKVIRRGGKVLVICENAKHKQKQG; this is encoded by the coding sequence ATGAAAGTAAGACCATCAGTAAAAAAAATCTGTGACAAATGTAAAGTAATTCGTCGTGGTGGTAAAGTATTAGTGATTTGCGAAAACGCAAAACATAAACAAAAACAAGGATAA
- the infA gene encoding translation initiation factor IF-1, with protein MAKDVIEVEGLVVENLPNAMFKVELENGHIILAHVSGKIRMNYIRILPGDKVTVEMSPYDLTKGRITYRFK; from the coding sequence ATGGCAAAAGATGTCATTGAAGTAGAAGGTTTAGTAGTAGAAAACTTGCCGAATGCAATGTTTAAAGTAGAATTAGAAAATGGTCATATTATTTTAGCTCATGTTTCTGGAAAAATCAGAATGAATTATATAAGAATTTTACCAGGTGATAAAGTTACAGTAGAAATGAGTCCGTATGACCTGACAAAAGGTAGAATAACTTATAGATTCAAGTAA
- a CDS encoding adenylate kinase has protein sequence MNIILMGLPGAGKGTQAEQIKANYPIPHISTGDMFRAAIKNETPLGKEAKSYIDKGQLVPDSVTIGLVEERLNQEDAKEGFLLDGFPRTVEQAEALDQILAKTNRKIDKVLNIDVDPAILLPRLTGRRICKQCGNTYHLLFNPTKVEGVCDNDGGELYQRSDDNEETVGNRLEVNIKQTKPLLDFYSQKEGVVENVNGDQDIKVVFQDVQNILDKLK, from the coding sequence ATGAATATTATTTTAATGGGATTACCAGGAGCGGGTAAAGGTACTCAAGCAGAGCAAATTAAAGCGAATTATCCAATTCCGCATATTTCTACTGGAGATATGTTTAGAGCTGCTATTAAAAATGAGACTCCGCTTGGAAAAGAAGCAAAAAGTTATATTGATAAAGGACAACTTGTTCCTGACAGTGTAACTATAGGATTAGTTGAAGAAAGATTGAATCAAGAAGATGCAAAAGAAGGCTTTTTACTTGACGGTTTTCCAAGAACAGTAGAACAAGCTGAAGCCCTTGATCAAATTTTAGCAAAAACTAATAGAAAAATCGATAAAGTACTAAATATCGATGTAGATCCAGCTATTCTGTTACCTCGTTTAACAGGTAGAAGAATCTGTAAACAATGTGGAAACACTTATCACTTACTTTTCAATCCTACAAAAGTTGAAGGTGTTTGTGATAATGATGGTGGTGAACTTTACCAAAGAAGTGATGACAACGAAGAAACAGTTGGTAATCGCTTAGAAGTTAACATCAAACAAACAAAACCTCTTTTAGACTTCTATAGTCAAAAAGAAGGTGTAGTTGAAAATGTTAATGGTGACCAAGACATCAAAGTAGTTTTCCAAGACGTACAAAATATATTAGACAAACTGAAATAG
- the secY gene encoding preprotein translocase subunit SecY, which translates to MFSASLNLFKVKETRNKILFTLFGIFLFRIGSYLPIPGVDADVLKSQDASGLFGIFNTFAGGALQQFSVFAMGIMPYITASIVIQLMQMDVIPTLTEWSKQGEVGQKKTQKLTRVLAIILAFIQSLIMSYGFNKAYQGLIKDTSVIGFITVALVLTAGTALLLWLGDQISQYGVGNGVSIIILAGIIARLPMEFIQIYESQIKDAENLTLAILKIVIVAIIVIGIVAAVVYMQEAIRKIPIQYSQARAGRRMLGARSTYLPLKVNSAGVIPVIFAIAFLQLPRTIAIFAPNNEKLQRIVSYFDFSHVLGLTLYVVLIIAFCYFYVMVQVNPEKMADNLRKQGSFVPGVRPGKKTEQYITGILYRLTFVGSIFLAAVSVLPTIFTSIAKLPASVQIGGTSLIIVVSVALETVKQLNTQLTEKNYRSFITGRKGGK; encoded by the coding sequence ATGTTTAGTGCATCGCTAAATTTATTTAAAGTTAAAGAAACTCGTAACAAAATTTTATTTACCTTATTTGGTATATTCCTATTCCGTATCGGTTCTTACTTACCGATACCTGGAGTAGATGCAGATGTTCTTAAAAGTCAAGATGCATCTGGATTATTCGGAATATTCAATACATTTGCAGGAGGTGCTTTACAACAGTTCTCTGTATTCGCTATGGGTATTATGCCATACATTACAGCATCTATCGTAATTCAACTTATGCAAATGGATGTTATTCCTACATTAACTGAGTGGTCAAAACAAGGTGAAGTAGGTCAAAAGAAAACACAAAAATTAACAAGAGTCTTAGCAATTATCTTAGCGTTTATCCAATCGCTTATTATGTCTTATGGATTTAATAAAGCGTATCAAGGATTAATTAAAGATACATCTGTTATAGGATTCATTACAGTAGCTTTAGTTTTAACTGCTGGAACAGCGTTATTACTTTGGCTAGGGGATCAGATATCACAATATGGTGTTGGTAATGGTGTTTCTATCATTATCTTAGCGGGTATTATTGCTCGTTTACCAATGGAGTTCATTCAAATTTATGAATCTCAAATTAAAGATGCTGAAAACCTTACATTAGCAATTTTAAAAATTGTTATTGTAGCAATCATTGTTATAGGAATTGTTGCTGCTGTTGTTTACATGCAAGAAGCAATCCGTAAAATTCCTATTCAATACTCTCAAGCGAGAGCAGGTCGTAGAATGTTAGGAGCAAGATCAACTTACTTGCCTCTTAAAGTGAACAGTGCCGGGGTTATCCCAGTAATCTTCGCTATCGCATTCTTACAATTACCTAGAACTATTGCGATATTCGCACCTAATAACGAAAAGTTACAAAGAATTGTATCATATTTCGATTTCAGTCATGTTCTAGGATTAACATTATACGTAGTATTAATTATTGCGTTCTGTTACTTCTATGTAATGGTTCAAGTTAACCCAGAAAAAATGGCTGATAATTTAAGAAAACAAGGAAGTTTTGTTCCAGGGGTTAGACCAGGTAAAAAAACTGAACAATACATTACAGGTATTTTATACAGACTAACGTTTGTAGGTTCAATATTCCTAGCAGCTGTTTCGGTTCTTCCAACAATATTCACGAGCATTGCTAAATTACCAGCATCTGTACAAATTGGTGGTACAAGTTTAATAATTGTTGTCAGTGTTGCACTAGAGACAGTTAAACAACTTAATACTCAATTAACAGAGAAGAACTATAGAAGTTTTATTACAGGACGTAAAGGTGGTAAATAA
- the rplO gene encoding 50S ribosomal protein L15, whose amino-acid sequence MKLHELQPVEGSRKERNRVGRGIGSGNGKTSGRGQKGQKARSGGGVRPGFEGGQNPLFRRIPKRGFNNVNRKEFAVVNLDDLNKFEDGTVVSPALLLETKVIKKELSGVKVLANGKLEKKLTVQAHKFSSSAKEAIEAAGGVCEVL is encoded by the coding sequence ATGAAATTACATGAATTACAACCAGTTGAAGGTTCTCGTAAAGAGCGTAACAGAGTAGGTCGTGGGATTGGATCAGGAAATGGTAAAACTTCAGGACGTGGTCAAAAAGGACAAAAAGCACGTAGTGGTGGTGGAGTTCGCCCAGGATTCGAAGGTGGACAAAACCCATTATTCAGACGTATTCCAAAACGTGGATTTAACAATGTAAACAGAAAAGAATTTGCAGTTGTAAATCTTGACGATCTAAATAAATTTGAAGATGGTACTGTAGTATCACCTGCTCTATTATTAGAAACTAAAGTTATTAAAAAAGAACTTTCAGGTGTTAAAGTATTAGCTAACGGTAAATTAGAGAAAAAATTAACTGTACAAGCTCACAAATTTTCATCTTCAGCAAAAGAAGCTATCGAAGCAGCTGGAGGAGTTTGCGAGGTGCTATAA